One window of Saccharopolyspora phatthalungensis genomic DNA carries:
- a CDS encoding aminotransferase family protein has protein sequence MSTAPRNTALWHPFADMFEVKNGQFCVSKGDGVWIYDQEGRRYLDGTASLWYANVGHGRTEIAEAAAAQMRELESYSVFNDFTNRPAEALADRLSQLAPMDNAKIFLTTGGGESIDTAAKLARQYWVQRGQPRRTHILSRGHAYHGTNGVGTGIGGIEVNRAGFGELVPETSRVAHDDAESLREAIDRIGADRIAAFFAEPVMGAGGLYPPQPGYLEGVAKICAEHEILFVADAVICGFGRVGSWFGVERWGLRPDMITFAKGVTSGYLPLGGVVIAERVAEPFWNHPGRPFRHGATYSGHPTAAVAALANLDILEREKLLARADKLELPLHDALRRLADHPAVGEVRGGTGVLGAVELAPDLLAADPGALVRTQLAIRELGVIVRPLGKALAVSPPLIINESEIDLIGTAMREGLDRLA, from the coding sequence ATGTCGACAGCACCGCGCAATACCGCGTTGTGGCACCCGTTCGCGGACATGTTCGAGGTCAAGAACGGCCAGTTCTGCGTCAGCAAGGGCGACGGGGTCTGGATCTACGACCAGGAGGGCCGTCGTTACCTCGACGGCACCGCGAGTCTCTGGTACGCCAACGTCGGCCATGGCCGCACCGAGATCGCCGAGGCCGCCGCGGCGCAGATGCGCGAGCTTGAGTCTTACTCCGTGTTCAACGACTTCACGAACCGGCCGGCCGAGGCGCTCGCCGATCGGCTCTCGCAGCTTGCCCCGATGGACAACGCGAAGATCTTCCTCACCACCGGTGGCGGCGAGTCGATCGACACCGCCGCCAAGCTGGCCCGGCAGTACTGGGTGCAGCGCGGGCAGCCGCGGCGCACCCACATCCTCAGCCGCGGCCACGCCTATCACGGCACCAACGGTGTGGGCACCGGCATCGGCGGGATCGAGGTCAACCGGGCCGGATTCGGCGAGCTCGTGCCGGAGACCAGCCGGGTCGCCCACGACGACGCCGAAAGCCTGCGGGAGGCCATCGACCGGATCGGCGCCGACCGGATCGCGGCGTTCTTCGCCGAACCGGTGATGGGTGCCGGCGGGCTGTACCCGCCACAGCCTGGCTACCTGGAAGGGGTCGCCAAGATCTGCGCCGAGCACGAGATCCTTTTCGTCGCCGACGCGGTGATCTGCGGGTTCGGCCGGGTCGGCAGCTGGTTCGGCGTCGAGCGGTGGGGTCTACGGCCGGACATGATCACCTTCGCCAAGGGCGTCACCAGCGGATACCTGCCGCTGGGTGGCGTGGTGATCGCCGAGCGGGTGGCCGAACCGTTCTGGAACCACCCGGGCCGCCCGTTCCGGCACGGTGCGACCTACTCCGGGCACCCCACGGCGGCCGTCGCCGCGCTGGCCAACCTCGACATCCTGGAGCGCGAGAAGCTGCTGGCCCGGGCCGACAAGCTGGAGCTCCCGCTGCACGACGCGCTGCGGCGGCTCGCCGACCACCCCGCCGTGGGCGAGGTGCGGGGCGGCACCGGTGTGCTCGGCGCGGTCGAGCTGGCACCGGATCTGCTGGCCGCCGACCCCGGCGCGCTGGTCCGCACCCAGCTCGCGATCCGGGAACTCGGCGTCATCGTGCGCCCGCTGGGCAAGGC